GCCGCATAAAAACCCAAGGCAAATTCAAGTTCACGTATGGCCGCGTAGAATGGAAAGCCAAACTAGCACCCGGCGTGGGCACCTGGCCTGCCCTCTGGATGCTGGGCGAAGCGGTCACGACCAAAGGCTGGCCTGCCTGTGGTGAGATTGACGTCATGGAGTACATTGATCGTCTACCTGGCAAGATACAGGCGGCCTTGCATACCCCGTCTAGCTTTGGCAACACCCAGAACATTGGCTCCACGCAAATTCCAGATCCTACCACCGCCTTCCATATTTATGCGGCAGAATGGTCACCCACAGAGATTAAGTTTTTTGTGGACAACACCCTGTACTATACCTATGCCCCAGCAGTGAGAGACGCCAGAACCTGGCCATTTACTGAAGACCAGTTCCTGATTATGAATATTGCCGTGGGAGGGAACATGGGCAGCGAACCCAGCCTGGAAACCAACGGTCAGAAAAACGGCGTAGATCCCAACCTTTCCAGCACCCGCATGGAGGTGGAGTATGTACGCGTATACCAGACCTTCAAAGAGCTCACCCTCACAGGGCCTACCTTGGTAAAGCCATCGGCGCAAAACGTCACGTTTAAAGCCAGCCAGTTGGCCAATGCCACCTACACCTGGACCTTGCCAGACGGCGCAACTATTTTAAGTGGGCAAGGCACGGCAGAAGTGACAGTAAACTGGGGCAGAAAGTCTGGCACGGTACAAGTGCAGATGCAGCACAATGGCCAGACCTACACCAAATCCATAGAAGTAAAAACCAAGATGATACCCACGGGGAGCTCTTTCCTGATTGAAGGCTTCTCTCCGGTTCCGGCAACGCAACTAAAATCCTCTGGCGGCACCTTTGAACTAAGCCAGGCCATTGACGCCCTTAGAATCAATTACAATATTACCACGCCCAACAACCTGCCGGCGGTGGTGTATGAACTGGAATCGCCGCTGGACATGACCGACTTTCCGGTTTTGGCAGCCTCCATCAAGACGCTCAATAAAAGCAAAACCGTTTCCTTACGAATAGACCTGTTAGATGCCACCGGTAAAGTAACCGGTGGCAATCAGGTTTTTACGCTTTCACCGTTAATTGATGACGGTGACTATTACACGTACCACTTCAATTACGCCAGCGCGTTTGGCACCGGTTCTGGCCAGGTAGACCCAGCCTCCATCAGCAAGATTAGGCTGCTTGTCAATTATGGCTTGTTCGGGTCACCGGGGCAAGATTCTTTATGGGTGGATAGTTTCAGTGTTTTACCTACCATGCCCGCCACGCCAAACAGAGCCTCGCACGCCGTCGCAACTACGACGGCTTCTGGCATTACCGTGACCTGGCAAGACAATGCCGCCAATGAGCAGAACTTCAAGGTTTTCAAGAGCGCCAA
The nucleotide sequence above comes from Nibribacter ruber. Encoded proteins:
- a CDS encoding family 16 glycosylhydrolase; translated protein: MQKFKYLTLCLMIFLALGARAQNATFNELVWQDEFEGEGAPNPAWWSYDLGTGDGGWGNRELQSYTNQLANVRQSGGKLVIEAIKQNGNWTSGRIKTQGKFKFTYGRVEWKAKLAPGVGTWPALWMLGEAVTTKGWPACGEIDVMEYIDRLPGKIQAALHTPSSFGNTQNIGSTQIPDPTTAFHIYAAEWSPTEIKFFVDNTLYYTYAPAVRDARTWPFTEDQFLIMNIAVGGNMGSEPSLETNGQKNGVDPNLSSTRMEVEYVRVYQTFKELTLTGPTLVKPSAQNVTFKASQLANATYTWTLPDGATILSGQGTAEVTVNWGRKSGTVQVQMQHNGQTYTKSIEVKTKMIPTGSSFLIEGFSPVPATQLKSSGGTFELSQAIDALRINYNITTPNNLPAVVYELESPLDMTDFPVLAASIKTLNKSKTVSLRIDLLDATGKVTGGNQVFTLSPLIDDGDYYTYHFNYASAFGTGSGQVDPASISKIRLLVNYGLFGSPGQDSLWVDSFSVLPTMPATPNRASHAVATTTASGITVTWQDNAANEQNFKVFKSAKSNGEYLEIGSVAANTRTFTDPSGTRESFYKIQAANAAGAASFSNIATVAGVISGLPHDEVLARQVRLFPNPAKTRFFLSHPIGLKISAIRLFSLNGQEVQLPTFSLQSRESTVEVNLTSQLPDGLYLCQIQTEKALLYKRLLIQK